From the genome of Balnearium lithotrophicum, one region includes:
- a CDS encoding ribonucleoside-diphosphate reductase subunit alpha has product MTTITVVKRNGEREPLNIEKIRKVINWAAEGLDVNTLKLEAKLKLHFFDGITTRQIHEAVVNTALQLTTPEEPDWRILAGRLFIFNLYKEVSIRRGTSKLAYVGGGREYLKVVKELIEKGLYTEELLKNYTEDEIEEVGNYLKLEYDFLYDYAGANLLAKRYLCVYEDYPIELPQEMYMTISLMLAVNEPKERRIETVKRFYDLIAGKKLSLATPILINLRRPNGNLSSCFITAMDDNLDSIMYTANQVAQISKRAGGVGVNLSRIRAQGSWIKRVFGASGGIVPWTKILNDVAVAVNQEGKRAGAVTVALDVWHLDIYDFLELKTENGDLRRKAFDIFPQVVIPDLFMERVKYNGDWLLVDPYEVEKKFGYKLYELWGDDFERAYMHVENESEKLKLKKRVKAKELLKEILKTQVATGLPYIFFKDTANRLNPLKHDGYIGNGNLCMESFSNFRPSEGFKTYMKDGKIVREIENPGLVHTCNLLSINLANVSNDEELEEAVRTAVRILDNTIELTTPPIPESKLHNDRYRTIGIGTLGLADYLAKREIPYGRNSLDVIDELYEKIAYYGIDESVNLAKERGKFPAYDGSDWSRGVIIGKDAKFLEKNTKLKEKWLELLSKLKKYGIRNGQLFAIAPNTSSGLLQGATPGVLPPFSRFYIDKNQKQAVPICPPYIKERFWFYRESKYMDQKEVIDVISTIQKWVDSGISMELLFNLNLGIRAKDIYETVMYAWKKGVKTIYYVRTIQKDSQGELSKKEECIACAN; this is encoded by the coding sequence ATGACCACAATAACAGTTGTAAAGAGGAACGGAGAGAGGGAACCGTTAAATATTGAGAAAATCAGGAAGGTCATAAATTGGGCTGCAGAGGGACTCGATGTTAACACGTTAAAACTTGAGGCCAAGCTTAAACTTCACTTCTTTGATGGAATAACTACAAGGCAGATTCACGAAGCTGTTGTGAATACTGCCCTTCAGTTAACAACTCCCGAGGAACCTGACTGGAGAATCCTTGCCGGAAGGCTCTTTATCTTCAACCTCTACAAGGAAGTCTCTATCAGGAGGGGAACGAGTAAGCTTGCCTACGTTGGTGGCGGTAGAGAGTATTTAAAAGTTGTTAAGGAGCTAATAGAGAAGGGGCTGTACACGGAGGAGCTCCTTAAAAACTACACGGAGGATGAAATTGAGGAAGTTGGAAACTACCTAAAACTTGAGTACGACTTCCTCTACGACTATGCAGGAGCAAACCTCCTTGCAAAGAGGTACCTCTGTGTGTATGAGGATTACCCTATAGAGCTCCCTCAGGAAATGTACATGACCATATCCCTCATGCTTGCAGTAAACGAACCAAAGGAAAGGAGGATAGAAACCGTAAAGAGGTTCTACGATTTGATTGCAGGTAAAAAGCTCTCCCTCGCAACGCCTATACTCATAAATCTCAGGAGGCCTAACGGTAATCTCTCCTCGTGCTTTATAACTGCAATGGATGACAATTTGGATTCAATAATGTACACGGCAAATCAGGTAGCCCAAATATCGAAGAGGGCCGGTGGTGTTGGAGTTAACCTTTCAAGGATAAGGGCTCAGGGCTCTTGGATTAAGAGGGTCTTTGGTGCAAGTGGGGGAATTGTCCCGTGGACTAAGATTTTAAACGACGTGGCTGTTGCGGTTAACCAGGAAGGGAAGAGAGCCGGAGCAGTTACAGTCGCCTTAGACGTCTGGCACCTTGATATCTACGACTTTTTGGAGCTCAAAACGGAAAATGGGGACCTTAGGAGAAAGGCCTTTGACATATTTCCCCAGGTTGTAATTCCAGACCTTTTCATGGAGAGGGTCAAGTACAACGGAGACTGGCTTTTGGTTGACCCTTACGAGGTTGAGAAGAAGTTTGGATACAAGCTCTACGAACTCTGGGGAGACGATTTTGAAAGGGCATACATGCACGTTGAGAATGAATCTGAAAAGTTAAAGTTGAAAAAGAGGGTTAAGGCAAAGGAGCTCCTAAAGGAAATTTTAAAAACACAGGTAGCAACGGGACTTCCCTACATCTTCTTTAAGGATACTGCAAACAGACTGAATCCCTTAAAACACGATGGATACATAGGAAACGGAAACCTCTGTATGGAGAGCTTTTCAAACTTCAGACCCTCTGAAGGATTTAAAACCTACATGAAGGATGGAAAGATTGTAAGGGAGATAGAGAATCCCGGACTTGTCCACACGTGCAACCTCCTCTCGATAAACCTTGCAAACGTATCTAACGATGAGGAACTTGAAGAGGCCGTTAGAACGGCAGTGCGAATCCTTGACAACACAATTGAGTTAACAACTCCTCCTATACCTGAGAGTAAACTCCACAACGATAGGTACAGAACGATTGGTATTGGAACTTTAGGTTTGGCAGACTACCTTGCAAAGAGGGAAATTCCATACGGAAGGAATTCCCTGGATGTTATCGATGAGCTATACGAAAAGATTGCCTACTACGGAATTGATGAGAGTGTAAATCTTGCTAAGGAGAGGGGAAAATTTCCAGCCTACGATGGCTCTGACTGGAGCAGGGGAGTTATCATAGGTAAGGATGCTAAGTTCCTTGAGAAGAATACAAAGCTCAAGGAAAAGTGGTTGGAGCTCCTTTCAAAGCTCAAAAAGTACGGTATAAGAAACGGACAGCTATTTGCCATTGCACCGAACACAAGTTCAGGCCTCCTTCAGGGAGCAACTCCGGGAGTTCTTCCACCCTTTAGCAGGTTCTACATAGACAAGAACCAGAAGCAGGCAGTTCCAATCTGTCCACCCTACATAAAGGAGAGGTTCTGGTTCTACAGGGAGAGTAAGTACATGGACCAGAAGGAAGTTATAGACGTTATATCCACAATTCAGAAGTGGGTTGACAGCGGTATCTCTATGGAGCTCCTCTTCAACCTCAACTTAGGGATAAGGGCTAAGGACATTTACGAAACCGTTATGTACGCTTGGAAAAAGGGAGTTAAGACAATTTACTACGTTAGAACCATTCAGAAGGACAGCCAGGGAGAGCTCTCCAAGAAGGAGGAGTGCATAGCCTGTGCAAACTAA
- the pdxA gene encoding 4-hydroxythreonine-4-phosphate dehydrogenase PdxA: MRGKEPRIGITIGDPSGIGAEILIKSLPFLGKLPASFTVYGSSGVLKFYSELLKLPLNFSPNVSLCDVAPNVEFQVGKASKESGRAQVEFLKGALSDAKEGKIDGVVTLPINKEAVRLAGFPFPGHTEFLAHFFKVKNFGMMLANERLKVVLLTTHVSLREVPDLVKRERILNKLELINSEFPGAKIGVCALNPHAGEGGLFGREEIEEIEPAIIEAKTSGIKAFGPFPSDTIFLRALKGDFDVVLAMYHDQGLIPIKLLGFGRSVNVTLGLPIVRTSVDHGTAYDIAGKGIADTGSFETAVRIAIELLKRKMS; the protein is encoded by the coding sequence ATTAGAGGAAAAGAACCAAGAATAGGTATAACCATTGGAGACCCTTCAGGGATAGGTGCTGAGATTCTAATTAAATCCCTTCCCTTTTTGGGGAAACTTCCTGCCTCCTTTACTGTTTACGGTTCAAGTGGAGTTTTAAAGTTCTACTCGGAGCTCCTTAAGCTTCCCCTCAATTTCTCCCCTAACGTTTCTCTGTGTGATGTTGCTCCAAACGTTGAGTTTCAGGTTGGAAAGGCCTCGAAGGAATCGGGAAGAGCCCAGGTTGAGTTCTTAAAGGGAGCCCTCTCTGATGCTAAGGAGGGAAAAATAGATGGAGTAGTAACCCTTCCTATAAACAAGGAGGCTGTTAGACTTGCAGGATTTCCCTTTCCCGGTCACACAGAGTTTTTAGCCCATTTCTTTAAGGTTAAAAATTTTGGAATGATGCTTGCAAATGAGAGGTTAAAGGTAGTTCTCCTTACAACTCACGTTTCTCTAAGGGAAGTTCCAGACTTAGTTAAAAGGGAGAGGATACTTAACAAGTTAGAGCTTATAAATAGTGAGTTTCCAGGAGCCAAAATAGGTGTATGTGCCCTCAATCCCCACGCTGGAGAGGGAGGGCTTTTTGGAAGAGAAGAAATTGAGGAGATAGAACCAGCTATAATTGAGGCTAAAACTTCAGGAATAAAGGCTTTTGGACCTTTTCCTTCCGATACGATATTTTTAAGAGCTCTAAAGGGAGATTTTGACGTTGTTTTAGCTATGTACCACGACCAGGGGTTGATTCCGATAAAACTCTTGGGTTTTGGAAGGAGCGTTAATGTAACGTTAGGGCTTCCGATAGTTAGGACTTCCGTTGACCATGGAACTGCTTACGACATTGCAGGTAAGGGTATTGCCGATACTGGTAGCTTTGAAACGGCAGTAAGAATAGCTATAGAGCTTCTTAAGAGAAAGATGTCTTGA
- a CDS encoding bifunctional 3,4-dihydroxy-2-butanone-4-phosphate synthase/GTP cyclohydrolase II, whose protein sequence is MVKGKFPLDRVEEAIEEIKKGNFVVVVDDPNRENEGDLIIAAEKVTPEAINFMTKYGRGLICLALPEERCDELEFEPMTPKPTDPKETAFCVSVDAHPKFGTTTGISAYDRAITIKRAVSPDAKPEDFVKPGHVFPLRARKGGVLKRSGHTEAAVDLSRLAGLYPAGVICEIMDEDGTMMRLPKLIDYARKHNLKIISIADLIEYRMKRESLIRREAEANLPTAYGMWKIYAYTSLVDNKEHVALVMGEIKEDEPILVRVHSECLTGDVFGSLKCDCRSQLHRAMEMISEEGKGVIVYLRQEGRGIGLVNKIKAYHLQDHGFDTVEANRKLGFPPDMRNFGIGAQILRDLGVRKIRLLTNNPKKLIGLEGYGLEIVERVPIVTGVCEYNVNYLKTKKEKMGHLIDLENDIAEGKGGD, encoded by the coding sequence TTGGTTAAGGGTAAGTTCCCTTTAGATAGAGTTGAAGAGGCAATAGAAGAAATAAAAAAGGGAAACTTCGTTGTTGTTGTTGATGACCCCAACAGGGAGAACGAGGGAGATTTAATTATTGCAGCAGAGAAGGTTACACCTGAGGCAATCAACTTTATGACGAAGTACGGAAGGGGACTTATCTGTCTTGCCCTTCCTGAGGAAAGGTGTGATGAGCTTGAGTTTGAACCTATGACTCCAAAACCTACAGACCCGAAGGAGACGGCTTTCTGTGTCTCTGTCGATGCCCATCCAAAGTTTGGAACCACAACAGGAATTTCGGCTTACGACAGGGCAATAACCATAAAGAGGGCAGTTTCTCCCGATGCGAAGCCTGAGGACTTTGTAAAGCCGGGACACGTATTCCCACTAAGAGCAAGAAAGGGAGGTGTTTTAAAGAGGTCCGGACATACGGAGGCCGCCGTTGACCTTTCAAGGCTTGCAGGACTTTATCCGGCTGGGGTTATCTGCGAGATAATGGATGAAGACGGAACAATGATGCGCCTTCCAAAACTCATAGACTACGCAAGGAAACACAACCTAAAGATTATAAGTATTGCAGACCTCATTGAGTACAGGATGAAGAGGGAAAGCCTCATAAGAAGGGAAGCAGAGGCTAATCTTCCTACGGCCTACGGTATGTGGAAAATTTACGCCTACACTTCGTTGGTTGATAACAAGGAACACGTTGCCTTGGTTATGGGAGAGATTAAAGAAGACGAACCTATTTTGGTTAGGGTTCACTCAGAGTGTTTAACAGGTGATGTCTTCGGCTCTTTAAAGTGTGACTGCCGTTCTCAGCTCCACAGGGCTATGGAGATGATTTCAGAGGAAGGAAAGGGGGTTATTGTTTATCTAAGGCAGGAGGGAAGGGGAATTGGTCTTGTAAATAAGATAAAGGCTTACCACCTTCAGGACCATGGGTTTGATACTGTGGAGGCAAATAGAAAGTTGGGATTTCCTCCCGATATGAGGAACTTTGGAATAGGAGCTCAAATCTTGAGGGATTTAGGGGTTAGAAAAATTAGACTTCTAACGAACAATCCTAAGAAGCTCATAGGATTGGAGGGTTACGGTTTAGAAATTGTTGAGAGGGTTCCTATTGTTACAGGTGTTTGTGAGTACAACGTTAACTACCTGAAAACGAAAAAGGAAAAGATGGGACATCTTATAGATTTGGAAAACGATATTGCGGAGGGTAAAGGTGGGGACTGA
- the clpP gene encoding ATP-dependent Clp endopeptidase proteolytic subunit ClpP, whose amino-acid sequence MEEILNQYVPIVIEQTGRGERAYDIYSRLLKDRIVMLGTPIDDHISNLIVAQLLFLEAEDPEKDIYLYINSPGGVVTAGLAIYDTMQYIKPDVVTICMGQAASMGAVLLAAGAPGKRFALPHARIMIHQPLGGFQGQATDIEIHAKEILRLKRMLNEILSKHTGKPLEKIEQDTERDYFMSAEEAMEYGLIDKVLTKRGS is encoded by the coding sequence ATGGAGGAGATACTCAATCAGTACGTTCCTATAGTTATAGAGCAAACAGGAAGGGGAGAGAGAGCCTACGATATCTACTCAAGGCTCTTAAAGGATAGAATTGTAATGTTGGGAACTCCCATCGATGACCACATTTCAAACCTTATTGTTGCCCAACTTCTATTTTTGGAAGCAGAGGACCCTGAAAAGGACATATACCTATATATAAATAGTCCAGGGGGAGTTGTTACTGCAGGACTTGCCATATACGATACTATGCAGTACATAAAGCCCGATGTAGTAACCATCTGTATGGGACAGGCTGCAAGTATGGGGGCAGTTTTGTTGGCTGCAGGAGCTCCCGGAAAGCGCTTTGCACTTCCTCATGCAAGGATAATGATTCACCAACCCTTAGGAGGATTCCAGGGACAGGCTACAGACATTGAAATCCACGCAAAGGAAATCCTAAGGCTTAAGAGAATGCTCAACGAAATCCTTTCAAAGCATACAGGGAAACCGTTAGAGAAAATTGAGCAGGATACGGAGAGGGATTACTTTATGAGTGCTGAAGAGGCCATGGAGTACGGCCTCATAGACAAAGTTCTAACGAAGAGGGGAAGTTAA